The Nicotiana sylvestris chromosome 6, ASM39365v2, whole genome shotgun sequence genomic sequence CTGTATGTTTCAAATTCTTGTTGATAACCCCTCGGAGCATGACCAACATAGTAATTTTCGCAAAGGTGATCACGTTTGGTAAATATGATCTCTCTCGACGCTGGTTCATGGCCATTGAGAAGATTTCCCATGCTTAATACTTTCCTCCATAATTGATTTGCAGTAGGAGGGGTGAACATGCTTGCAATTACTTCTCTCTCTCCTTGCCTAACTTCTTGTTCATTATTGAAAACCTGACATAACAAAAGTTGCACGCTTATAAAATGAGAAAGCAAGAGATAGAGGCACAGGTCATTTAGCCTGGTTTATGCACAAAAATTGACATATTCAGCCACAAAGGCTAAAGTGAGTGGCAAAGAGTTAAGTTAATGTTGGGAGAAGCGTTAATAATTCTTGACCAAGATATTACTGCCATTCTTGGAATAGCATTCgggaaaaaaaaaatcttgaaatAGCAAAAGAGACAGAACAAGAGCAAAGAATCGTACCTTTTGCACATCACGACCAATTGAGACTGTTCCAAGTTTTGGTACATGGAAGTTATCGTAGTCATTGAAGATTGATTCTGATAGACGTGGTGCTTGCATGAACTTGCGATGAAGAGATGCAGCAAGTGTTATCAAATTCTCGACATGTGCAAAAGTTGTACAGAGCCGCTTCAGGTCTTTAATATCTTCAGCATCAACAGAAATGCTATTTGCTGCATACAAAAAAAAAAGGGCCAACCTATAAAGAGCTCGTAAAAATTTACTTATAACGCAATAACATACTGGACCAACAAATGTACTTTGCAAGCATCTGAGAGTCGTTGACATGGTGAGGTAAAGTTGTTCAATTCTGGTGGTCATCTGCTTTAGACCTCCAAATGACGTTTTATTTAGTGTGTCAGCTGTTGCTCTAAAAGCAGTAGAAACCATTTGTTCCAACAACTGATATGGCCGCAGTGTTTCCAAATAATGAAGAACCTACACAAGTTGAATGATACAAATCTCAAATCAAGAAGTTAGTAAAAAATACGAGTATTTCAGTGGAATTTACAAAACTATAAAAACATTTTGCAATTTCACTGCCCTCTGTACCCTTTCTTTATTGATCCTTATCTATGCCCGAAAAACCTCAACAGCTCAGCTACCCTGACCCAAACTCTCAGGTCATTAACACTGCAAGTGATTCAAGAATTCATAGACGAGGCTCATTTGGAGAAAGATTAGAAGATGTAAGGATCCTTGAGCcgggggtctatcggaaacaacttctctatctctatgaggtaggggtaaggtctgcgtacacattaccctccccagaccccatttatgggatcaaactgggttttttgttgttgttgttgttgttgttattagaAGATGTAAGGATCATCTGTCTGGATTAAAGAGGGGCAATAGATGAATATGGAAAACTGCTAACACATGGCAGAAGCCTGTGGGGTTGTTTAAATTTTGGAGAAATGCTCAGGAGTAAGGACTATCGGAAGCAGTCTCTCTACCTTCAAAGGTAGGGGTAGGGTCTCCGTACACGTTACCCTCCCCCAAATCCCACTTTGTGGGATTACGCGgggtttgttgttattgttgttgttgctcagGAGTCTCCAAATTTTAGCCTCTGGCGGATGACCAAATATTCCCCCTTCAACTAGTCTGAGGGAAATAAACCCCCCAAGCTCTAATTCAAAGATCAAAACCTGCACTTTGTCTGCTTAAATATTGAAATTCTCTTGAAGCTTTACAATGGATCACTTATACTAAAAATATATAAATGAGCCTGGAAGTTATGCAAGTACGCAATGAATCCCAGTATACCTTTTCTCCTTCTTGATTTGGATCCAGAAGGGGCTTCTGCTCAGAAGCTGACAATGGAGGTGCCTCGTTCCATATCTTTCTCCATAAATTCCCATGCTCAGACATTCTTTCCGATAGTTTTCCACGAGGTGGCCAATCATATGTTGACTCTACCACTGCATTAATTTGAGATACTCCCTTCTCCATATTATCATCATTTTCCCAGTCCCTGGGTGAATGCCAGCGGATGAAATCTTCAAACACAGCATCTGGATTTGCTGCTTTAAATGCAGACATATCTAGCACAACGCAAGGATAATAAAGAGTAAGGAAGAAGATCAAATCTCCAAATATCAGCAAGCAAATAATAATGGAAATATGTAAGTCGAGCATGATGCATTGTTATACACAGTTACTGATATGGATCAGAGTAGTAGCACCTAACAATAGATTACAGTTTCATACTCGGTACTAAAAGAACCGTAACATGCTGACTTTCCTTCCATGGTTAGACGACACAACAGACATAATAGAACCCCATAACAACACAAATTGGAACGAAGAAATTGTAACCATAGCCacacttttgaccaaaaatccttaatttttttagaaattttttCATAAGCGTAAATGGACCTGCTCTAAGTTCAGCTAATGACTAATATATTTTTCTGCAGCAGTAAAAACTAATAAGGGTATATTTCAGCTCGAGAAACAGCTTCACACGAAAACCTTGAGGTAAAACAGAAGAAGTGTTGATTATTCACAGATTTGCTCTAGGCACCGCAAGATGCACAACCATCTATTTGCACTTCCAAACTGTCGAAGCATCCCATATTCTCAGTACACAACAGCCAACAAGTAGAGTCTCAAGATGCTCACTTGATGCTTTAGCTAAATTCTACTTGCAATTACTGATAAGAAAGCAACAACACATGCACACGTGCGACAGCAAGAAGGAaggattttgaagaaaataagAGCACAGAAGTTACTACCTGATGACAAAATGTCTTTCTCTAGTTGGGCGGAAAATCTCTGTAAATGAGAATTAGGCATTCCATTGTCAGATGAAATAAAACTAATAGTAGAAAAGGTAAGACTTCATGAAACAACTGAAGGATTGCTTAACTGAAAACAACTGTTTTTCCAAGGAAATATTACAATGTAAGAAACCTCTGCATATTTCCTTCAAGCAAGACTAGAATATTCAAAAAACACAAACCAATACCAGAATAATCCAAAAACTATACAATTTTGCGCACTTTGTgtacaaatattttaaataatcttTAGTTGTTCATTCTAGACATGAGTGGCTAACGAATACAAAGTCATGCTGTGTTTTaaagaatttaaaataaaataaaaataagaacgagaaaTTTTATGGTGGCTTCAAATGTGAGAGAGTGGAGTTGAGTGGAGAGACTAAAACCTATAAGAGTTGAAATCAGTATTCAGTAGTGGGAACAGGGAATGAATCAGTTTTAGACTTTTAGGAGAGATCATGGTAGTTAGTTTAGAGTTTTGCAGCTCTAATAGTATATAGATGAATTACAAATTCTCTGTAATAAATTAGAGTGGAAAGGAGACCACTTCACCATGATTATGCTATTCTAAGCCATATCAATCATTAGCAGAATGCAACTGAATATTTCTTAATCCACATATTCAGGAACATCAAAATAAGGACAATTCGCTAACTGAGACGTGCATATGGATTTAAGTACCTACAGAGCCCCTTTAAACTCCTTTTCCAAGTGCCATCAAGCTACTAATCGTCTTTAGGAGATCTACTTGAAATTCTAATTGCAGCGCAGTGCTTGCTCACAATTTCTTAAGGAGACGATCTAACAATTGGTGCAGTTCTTGTTCACAATTTCGTAAGCAGAAGTAGATGTAACAATTGGTGGGAGTGACAATAACATTTCTCTTAGAGAACAGGTTCAGTACCAACAAGCAGAAAAGTGGAAGAAAACAGTGTTGTTTGTGCTACATAACCTGAAGCCAAGACACATGCATATGTTTCACCAGTAAAATATTAAATGTTCATTCATGCACCAACTATAAACTTCCTATATTAGACATCATTCTTCATTCGATTCAGAATATGTGGTGACTCTCCACAGGAATTGTGACAGCAGCAAATTTCATAATTATCAATTAGAAAAATGAGTTATCTGTAAGAGTTTTGAGCTCACAGAAGAATCACCAAGGGCCTCAATAGCTTGTAGACGTTCTTCATGCATGTCTTCAGTCATCAGTGGTGAATCCTATAATAATTTTCCCATATTTAAAACTGTGAAGGAAACAGAAGGCAAATGAAAACAATAAATACTTAGCAGTACAGGTAAATCAACCTGTGTAAATGGAGCATGCATGTTCTGGTAAGATTTCAAAAGCATCATAGACCCAATAACACCAGCCGATCCCCTCCTAATACATGGCGAATGCTCTGGATCACCTAACTTCACAGCACCAGAatgttcaaaacttgaaaaatgacTTGCAGGATCTTGATCTGGTGTTGATAGACTGCAGAAAGAACAGGAAAACAATTCAGTTCGGTTCAAAGGGAAGATATTCAAAAGTAATACAGGTTTGTAAGTTTTTGAAATATAAAAAATCCACATATTGCACCGTAAAAGCACGCCTTTCTCCCTGACTCAATTTATTGCTGATGCTGCAAATTTAAAACCTATGAACCTCAATCCAGATGTAAGCAAATGGCAAAGACAAAGAGGACTACCCCTAAAATAGGTAACCTTGCCTCAACCCCAAATaataaatcaaaacccaaaaagaTGAACAAAAAGGAGAAATGGGCAGATCATTTTGGATTAACGTGTCATCCTTTAGGTAGCGGAAAAAGTATAAAGAGACACCCATCCTGACCCAACAGCACATTTAAGTATTTGGATTAGACATTGTCTTGAAGGAGCATCATTTAAGTAAAAGAGGGTCCAAAACAAGTATCTAATTTTccatca encodes the following:
- the LOC104238879 gene encoding uncharacterized protein isoform X4, whose amino-acid sequence is MGTLYTRRFEADRIGSQVPLKLMHLEGLYELFVSKFAFSNMDLSMHLFQVNLKMKLTYRTLPYDEDSDVQEPEGGITEAGGSPKSKHHNRKPWDDDCPWSEWYSAEDPVKGFELLTAWSEKAIESSLEMAELENASPLEAEKWSISPCLSEILSADSDGKRIGFASQLQLLIDALLMSLETQFVEDFVSVEHSRPENLKSTAVIPPPTVLDRVLKDLFYEVEAAQPDSAEGDHKYSRTIKGAPLESLFGQFCLHALWVGDCNIRAIAAFWIEFVREVRWCWEESQPLPRMPANGVIDLSTCLINQKLHMLAICMDRKHQFNQKGPKADENGVFLSARIKADTEVQSVISSQDGDAQASCWECDSLSTPDQDPASHFSSFEHSGAVKLGDPEHSPCIRRGSAGVIGSMMLLKSYQNMHAPFTQDSPLMTEDMHEERLQAIEALGDSSRFSAQLEKDILSSDMSAFKAANPDAVFEDFIRWHSPRDWENDDNMEKGVSQINAVVESTYDWPPRGKLSERMSEHGNLWRKIWNEAPPLSASEQKPLLDPNQEGEKVLHYLETLRPYQLLEQMVSTAFRATADTLNKTSFGGLKQMTTRIEQLYLTMSTTLRCLQTNSISVDAEDIKDLKRLCTTFAHVENLITLAASLHRKFMQAPRLSESIFNDYDNFHVPKLGTVSIGRDVQKVFNNEQEVRQGEREVIASMFTPPTANQLWRKVLSMGNLLNGHEPASREIIFTKRDHLCENYYVGHAPRGYQQEFETYRMYICGTSNDLGVALAVTSCD